Proteins found in one Methanomassiliicoccus sp. genomic segment:
- a CDS encoding DUF835 domain-containing protein, whose translation MVSGVLGFDSVVLGTTGVLFLSLGIYVLSKNHRQKSSVYFAIAAFSLAAITLLEVLIENTSQADVINLAIRLHALASMMCFGTMLALSLELDTSMDATRRMNGRRAILVGVSTAGVIIALMMDGRPQSWSGFGTTGGLSVMVLISSISLLAGASIKSYFQARASSTDETFRSQCVILSGGLIITLAGVESIYMGLGLGGLITFSAICFLATEGVLIHLVVVHKLFQLPDMDGRGMQADGDIIDPALTGSTLLIESKDTRPAYEMFIQELSKGKEGMIVTRTHPDQVRETYEIGSSRTLWLCSQPGADRVDPLGLSILQNILLEHMRDNKNGVILLEGVEYLVSENSIDKVLRLIYTLRDAAVISGAKLIMPLDTSTLSIKDQALIEREFTVMTGFSVSD comes from the coding sequence ATGGTATCTGGCGTGCTAGGGTTCGATTCGGTGGTGCTCGGGACCACAGGGGTCCTGTTCTTGTCTCTGGGTATCTACGTGCTCTCCAAGAACCATCGGCAGAAGTCCTCCGTGTACTTCGCCATAGCCGCCTTCTCCCTCGCGGCGATCACATTGCTGGAGGTGCTGATAGAGAACACCTCGCAGGCCGATGTTATAAACCTGGCCATCCGCCTGCACGCACTGGCGAGCATGATGTGCTTCGGTACCATGCTCGCGCTCTCCTTGGAACTGGACACCAGCATGGACGCCACCAGGAGGATGAACGGGCGCAGGGCCATACTCGTGGGCGTGTCCACCGCCGGCGTTATCATCGCACTTATGATGGATGGGAGGCCGCAGAGCTGGTCCGGGTTCGGAACCACCGGCGGCCTGAGCGTGATGGTCCTTATATCATCGATCTCCCTTCTCGCCGGTGCATCCATAAAGAGCTATTTCCAGGCGAGGGCCTCCTCCACTGACGAGACCTTTCGATCCCAGTGCGTGATCCTGTCCGGCGGGCTAATCATCACCCTCGCGGGTGTGGAATCGATATACATGGGGCTTGGCCTGGGAGGCCTGATAACGTTTTCTGCCATATGCTTTCTGGCCACTGAAGGCGTCCTCATACACCTGGTGGTCGTCCACAAGTTGTTCCAGCTTCCCGATATGGATGGCCGGGGCATGCAGGCCGATGGCGACATCATCGATCCTGCGCTCACCGGTTCCACTCTGCTCATCGAAAGCAAGGACACCAGACCGGCGTACGAGATGTTCATCCAGGAGCTATCCAAAGGTAAGGAGGGGATGATCGTGACCCGGACCCATCCCGACCAGGTGCGGGAAACGTACGAGATCGGAAGCTCCCGCACCTTGTGGCTGTGCAGCCAACCGGGTGCGGACAGGGTGGACCCCCTAGGCCTCTCCATTCTTCAGAACATCCTCCTGGAGCATATGAGGGACAACAAGAACGGCGTCATACTGTTGGAGGGCGTGGAATACCTGGTCTCGGAGAACAGCATCGACAAGGTGCTGCGCCTTATATACACCCTCAGGGACGCCGCGGTCATTTCCGGGGCGAAACTGATAATGCCCCTGGACACGAGCACGCTGTCGATAAAGGACCAGGCCTTGATCGAGAGGGAGTTCACCGTAATGACTGGTTTCTCCGTTTCAGATTAG